Proteins encoded within one genomic window of Setaria italica strain Yugu1 chromosome IV, Setaria_italica_v2.0, whole genome shotgun sequence:
- the LOC101786989 gene encoding probable CCR4-associated factor 1 homolog 11, whose product MDGEAASVMHPAGAFNPAAPPFPTPNYHVVPMLQPPPPPPPIPVRRVWDINLVAELRFLRHFASSARYAAVTIHYPGVVHGGAGAQQNNHALMTAEERYGAMKANVDALKPIQLGLAVYNEFGHLAAWEFNIRGFHPAADPHAPNSVEYLERRGLSFRDHQAFGVDPARLAAELDGCGMFRRRPGVSWITYAGAFHVAYLMKVLSAGNGGGNLLPDSLGGFLDVVRQRLSDDIYDVARMAVDCGLPPGLERVASALWLVPASLSPCLAGASSVLALQAFMRLKYDVLGGKVDRFRGLIHGIQVV is encoded by the coding sequence ATGGACGGCGAAGCAGCGTCCGTCATGCATCCGGCCGGCGCGTTTAACCCGGCAGCGCCGCCTTTCCCAACACCGAACTACCACGTCGTCCCAATGCtgcagcctccgccgccgccgccccccatcCCGGTCCGCAGGGTATGGGACATCAACCTCGTGGCCGAGCTGCGCTTCCTCCGCCACTTCGCGAGCAGCGCCCGCTACGCCGCGGTAACGATCCACTACCCCGGCGTcgtccacggcggcgccggggcccaGCAGAACAACCACGCCCTGATGACGGCGGAGGAGCGGTACGGCGCGATGAAGGCCAACGTCGACGCCCTCAAGCCgatccagctcggcctcgccgtCTACAACGAATTCGGCCACCTCGCCGCCTGGGAGTTCAACATCCGCGGCTtccaccccgccgccgaccCGCACGCGCCCAACTCCGTCGAGTACCTCGAGCGCCGCGGCCTGAGCTTCCGCGACCACCAGGCTTTCGGCGTCGACCCGGCGAGGCTCGCCGCGGAGCTCGACGGCTGCGGCATgttccgccgccggccgggggtGTCCTGGATCACCTACGCCGGCGCGTTCCACGTCGCCTACCTCATGAAGGTCCTGTCcgccggcaatggcggcggcaacCTGCTCCCCGACAGCCTGGGCGGGTTCCTCGACGTGGTGAGGCAGCGCCTTAGCGACGACATCTACGACGTGGCCAGGATGGCCGTCGACTGCGGGCTGCCGCCCGGGCTGGAGCGTGTCGCGAGTGCGCTCTGGTTGGTGCCGGCCTCCCTGAGCCCCTGCCTCGCCGGCGCCAGCAGCGTGCTCGCGCTGCAAGCGTTCATGAGGCTTA
- the LOC101778791 gene encoding N-(5'-phosphoribosyl)anthranilate isomerase 1, chloroplastic isoform X3, whose protein sequence is MVGEGLKGNAQAACSVSAQSRSLPVRQCQPTTDLDLLGSSLHLICVCFFRCSRHRSSKLPPPLLFGQEGCICEAAAMVAPTSTRQPLQIALTPNNGTFAGHLRSAAVRMAYFAKKQTMTATPLSSSLEEAKRNEPVVKMCGITSARDAEMAAEAGAKLIGMILWPNSKRSVPLSEAKEISRVAKSYGAEPVGVFVDDDEGTILRASSSCDLELIQLHGDSSRELLPVLWKNNRIIYVLNADEDGKLINAPPSEEYVVDWFLVDSARGGSGKGFNWEKFRMPSAESKNGWLLAGGLHADNVCQAASALNPNGLDVSSGICYPDGLRKDPNRIHSFMSSVKRLSVR, encoded by the exons ATGGTAGGTGAAGGACTGAAGGGGAACGCACAGGCAGCCTGCTCTGTATCTGCGCAGAGCCGGTCCCTGCCAGTGCGGCAGTGCCAACCGACTACCGACCTCGATCTTCTTGGATCCTCGCTCCATCTCATCTGCGTCTGTTTCTTCCGTTGCTCCCGACATCGATCAAGCAAGCTTCCTCCTCCGTTGCTGTTCGGTCAGGAAGGCTGCATCTGTGAGGCAG CAGCAATGGTGGCGCCGACCTCCACAAGACAGCCTCTGCAGATTGCTTTGACGCCGAACAACG GTACCTTTGCAGGGCATCTGAGATCTGCTGCAGTTAGAATGGCATATTTTGCTAAGAAGCAAACTATGACTGCCACGCCTTTATCATCTAGTTTGGAGGAGGCAAAAAGAAATGAGCCTGTTGTCAAAATGTGTGGTATCACATCTGCCAGGGATGCTGAAATGGCTGCAGAGGCTGGTGCTAAACTTATTGGGATGATTCTTTGGCCCAACTCCAAACGCTCAGTCCCATTATCCGAGGCCAAGGAGATATCCAGAGTAGCCAAATCTTATGGGGCTGAACCAGTTGGTGTGTttgtcgatgatgatgaagggACCATCTTGAGAGCATCCAGTTCATGTGACCTTGAACTTATCCAG CTTCATGGAGATAGCTCCCGAGAACTACTTCCCGTGCTTTGGAAGAATAACCGAATTATATATGTGCTAAATGCTGATGAGGATGGTAAACTAATCAATGCTCCTCCAAGTGAAGAGTATGTTGTCGACTGGTTTTTAGTGGACAGTGCAAGGGGTGGCAG TGGCAAAGGGTTCAACTGGGAGAAATTCAGAATGCCATCTGCTGAAAGCAAGAACGGCTGGCTATTAGCAGGAGGCCTTCACGCAGATAATGTTTGCCAAGCTGCTTCTGCTCTAAATCCAAATGGCCTGGATGTTAGCAGTGGCATATGTTATCCTGACGGTTTACGGAAAGACCCTAATAGAATACATTCCTTCATGAGCAGTGTAAAAAGGTTGAGTGTCCGATAA
- the LOC101778791 gene encoding N-(5'-phosphoribosyl)anthranilate isomerase 1, chloroplastic isoform X4, with amino-acid sequence MVGEGLKGNAQAACSVSAQSRSLPVRQCQPTTDLDLLGSSLHLICVCFFRCSRHRSSKLPPPLLFGQEGCICEAAMVAPTSTRQPLQIALTPNNGTFAGHLRSAAVRMAYFAKKQTMTATPLSSSLEEAKRNEPVVKMCGITSARDAEMAAEAGAKLIGMILWPNSKRSVPLSEAKEISRVAKSYGAEPVGVFVDDDEGTILRASSSCDLELIQLHGDSSRELLPVLWKNNRIIYVLNADEDGKLINAPPSEEYVVDWFLVDSARGGSGKGFNWEKFRMPSAESKNGWLLAGGLHADNVCQAASALNPNGLDVSSGICYPDGLRKDPNRIHSFMSSVKRLSVR; translated from the exons ATGGTAGGTGAAGGACTGAAGGGGAACGCACAGGCAGCCTGCTCTGTATCTGCGCAGAGCCGGTCCCTGCCAGTGCGGCAGTGCCAACCGACTACCGACCTCGATCTTCTTGGATCCTCGCTCCATCTCATCTGCGTCTGTTTCTTCCGTTGCTCCCGACATCGATCAAGCAAGCTTCCTCCTCCGTTGCTGTTCGGTCAGGAAGGCTGCATCTGTGAGGCAG CAATGGTGGCGCCGACCTCCACAAGACAGCCTCTGCAGATTGCTTTGACGCCGAACAACG GTACCTTTGCAGGGCATCTGAGATCTGCTGCAGTTAGAATGGCATATTTTGCTAAGAAGCAAACTATGACTGCCACGCCTTTATCATCTAGTTTGGAGGAGGCAAAAAGAAATGAGCCTGTTGTCAAAATGTGTGGTATCACATCTGCCAGGGATGCTGAAATGGCTGCAGAGGCTGGTGCTAAACTTATTGGGATGATTCTTTGGCCCAACTCCAAACGCTCAGTCCCATTATCCGAGGCCAAGGAGATATCCAGAGTAGCCAAATCTTATGGGGCTGAACCAGTTGGTGTGTttgtcgatgatgatgaagggACCATCTTGAGAGCATCCAGTTCATGTGACCTTGAACTTATCCAG CTTCATGGAGATAGCTCCCGAGAACTACTTCCCGTGCTTTGGAAGAATAACCGAATTATATATGTGCTAAATGCTGATGAGGATGGTAAACTAATCAATGCTCCTCCAAGTGAAGAGTATGTTGTCGACTGGTTTTTAGTGGACAGTGCAAGGGGTGGCAG TGGCAAAGGGTTCAACTGGGAGAAATTCAGAATGCCATCTGCTGAAAGCAAGAACGGCTGGCTATTAGCAGGAGGCCTTCACGCAGATAATGTTTGCCAAGCTGCTTCTGCTCTAAATCCAAATGGCCTGGATGTTAGCAGTGGCATATGTTATCCTGACGGTTTACGGAAAGACCCTAATAGAATACATTCCTTCATGAGCAGTGTAAAAAGGTTGAGTGTCCGATAA
- the LOC101778791 gene encoding N-(5'-phosphoribosyl)anthranilate isomerase 1, chloroplastic isoform X5 encodes MVGEGLKGNAQAACSVSAQSRSLPVRQCQPTTDLDLLGSSLHLICVCFFRCSRHRSSKLPPPLLFGQEGCICEAAAMVAPTSTRQPLQIALTPNNGHLRSAAVRMAYFAKKQTMTATPLSSSLEEAKRNEPVVKMCGITSARDAEMAAEAGAKLIGMILWPNSKRSVPLSEAKEISRVAKSYGAEPVGVFVDDDEGTILRASSSCDLELIQLHGDSSRELLPVLWKNNRIIYVLNADEDGKLINAPPSEEYVVDWFLVDSARGGSGKGFNWEKFRMPSAESKNGWLLAGGLHADNVCQAASALNPNGLDVSSGICYPDGLRKDPNRIHSFMSSVKRLSVR; translated from the exons ATGGTAGGTGAAGGACTGAAGGGGAACGCACAGGCAGCCTGCTCTGTATCTGCGCAGAGCCGGTCCCTGCCAGTGCGGCAGTGCCAACCGACTACCGACCTCGATCTTCTTGGATCCTCGCTCCATCTCATCTGCGTCTGTTTCTTCCGTTGCTCCCGACATCGATCAAGCAAGCTTCCTCCTCCGTTGCTGTTCGGTCAGGAAGGCTGCATCTGTGAGGCAG CAGCAATGGTGGCGCCGACCTCCACAAGACAGCCTCTGCAGATTGCTTTGACGCCGAACAACG GGCATCTGAGATCTGCTGCAGTTAGAATGGCATATTTTGCTAAGAAGCAAACTATGACTGCCACGCCTTTATCATCTAGTTTGGAGGAGGCAAAAAGAAATGAGCCTGTTGTCAAAATGTGTGGTATCACATCTGCCAGGGATGCTGAAATGGCTGCAGAGGCTGGTGCTAAACTTATTGGGATGATTCTTTGGCCCAACTCCAAACGCTCAGTCCCATTATCCGAGGCCAAGGAGATATCCAGAGTAGCCAAATCTTATGGGGCTGAACCAGTTGGTGTGTttgtcgatgatgatgaagggACCATCTTGAGAGCATCCAGTTCATGTGACCTTGAACTTATCCAG CTTCATGGAGATAGCTCCCGAGAACTACTTCCCGTGCTTTGGAAGAATAACCGAATTATATATGTGCTAAATGCTGATGAGGATGGTAAACTAATCAATGCTCCTCCAAGTGAAGAGTATGTTGTCGACTGGTTTTTAGTGGACAGTGCAAGGGGTGGCAG TGGCAAAGGGTTCAACTGGGAGAAATTCAGAATGCCATCTGCTGAAAGCAAGAACGGCTGGCTATTAGCAGGAGGCCTTCACGCAGATAATGTTTGCCAAGCTGCTTCTGCTCTAAATCCAAATGGCCTGGATGTTAGCAGTGGCATATGTTATCCTGACGGTTTACGGAAAGACCCTAATAGAATACATTCCTTCATGAGCAGTGTAAAAAGGTTGAGTGTCCGATAA
- the LOC101778791 gene encoding N-(5'-phosphoribosyl)anthranilate isomerase 1, chloroplastic isoform X6, with protein MVGEGLKGNAQAACSVSAQSRSLPVRQCQPTTDLDLLGSSLHLICVCFFRCSRHRSSKLPPPLLFGQEGCICEAAMVAPTSTRQPLQIALTPNNGHLRSAAVRMAYFAKKQTMTATPLSSSLEEAKRNEPVVKMCGITSARDAEMAAEAGAKLIGMILWPNSKRSVPLSEAKEISRVAKSYGAEPVGVFVDDDEGTILRASSSCDLELIQLHGDSSRELLPVLWKNNRIIYVLNADEDGKLINAPPSEEYVVDWFLVDSARGGSGKGFNWEKFRMPSAESKNGWLLAGGLHADNVCQAASALNPNGLDVSSGICYPDGLRKDPNRIHSFMSSVKRLSVR; from the exons ATGGTAGGTGAAGGACTGAAGGGGAACGCACAGGCAGCCTGCTCTGTATCTGCGCAGAGCCGGTCCCTGCCAGTGCGGCAGTGCCAACCGACTACCGACCTCGATCTTCTTGGATCCTCGCTCCATCTCATCTGCGTCTGTTTCTTCCGTTGCTCCCGACATCGATCAAGCAAGCTTCCTCCTCCGTTGCTGTTCGGTCAGGAAGGCTGCATCTGTGAGGCAG CAATGGTGGCGCCGACCTCCACAAGACAGCCTCTGCAGATTGCTTTGACGCCGAACAACG GGCATCTGAGATCTGCTGCAGTTAGAATGGCATATTTTGCTAAGAAGCAAACTATGACTGCCACGCCTTTATCATCTAGTTTGGAGGAGGCAAAAAGAAATGAGCCTGTTGTCAAAATGTGTGGTATCACATCTGCCAGGGATGCTGAAATGGCTGCAGAGGCTGGTGCTAAACTTATTGGGATGATTCTTTGGCCCAACTCCAAACGCTCAGTCCCATTATCCGAGGCCAAGGAGATATCCAGAGTAGCCAAATCTTATGGGGCTGAACCAGTTGGTGTGTttgtcgatgatgatgaagggACCATCTTGAGAGCATCCAGTTCATGTGACCTTGAACTTATCCAG CTTCATGGAGATAGCTCCCGAGAACTACTTCCCGTGCTTTGGAAGAATAACCGAATTATATATGTGCTAAATGCTGATGAGGATGGTAAACTAATCAATGCTCCTCCAAGTGAAGAGTATGTTGTCGACTGGTTTTTAGTGGACAGTGCAAGGGGTGGCAG TGGCAAAGGGTTCAACTGGGAGAAATTCAGAATGCCATCTGCTGAAAGCAAGAACGGCTGGCTATTAGCAGGAGGCCTTCACGCAGATAATGTTTGCCAAGCTGCTTCTGCTCTAAATCCAAATGGCCTGGATGTTAGCAGTGGCATATGTTATCCTGACGGTTTACGGAAAGACCCTAATAGAATACATTCCTTCATGAGCAGTGTAAAAAGGTTGAGTGTCCGATAA
- the LOC101778791 gene encoding N-(5'-phosphoribosyl)anthranilate isomerase 1, chloroplastic isoform X1: MVGEGLKGNAQAACSVSAQSRSLPVRQCQPTTDLDLLGSSLHLICVCFFRCSRHRSSKLPPPLLFGQEGCICEAAAMVAPTSTRQPLQIALTPNNVLILGTFAGHLRSAAVRMAYFAKKQTMTATPLSSSLEEAKRNEPVVKMCGITSARDAEMAAEAGAKLIGMILWPNSKRSVPLSEAKEISRVAKSYGAEPVGVFVDDDEGTILRASSSCDLELIQLHGDSSRELLPVLWKNNRIIYVLNADEDGKLINAPPSEEYVVDWFLVDSARGGSGKGFNWEKFRMPSAESKNGWLLAGGLHADNVCQAASALNPNGLDVSSGICYPDGLRKDPNRIHSFMSSVKRLSVR; the protein is encoded by the exons ATGGTAGGTGAAGGACTGAAGGGGAACGCACAGGCAGCCTGCTCTGTATCTGCGCAGAGCCGGTCCCTGCCAGTGCGGCAGTGCCAACCGACTACCGACCTCGATCTTCTTGGATCCTCGCTCCATCTCATCTGCGTCTGTTTCTTCCGTTGCTCCCGACATCGATCAAGCAAGCTTCCTCCTCCGTTGCTGTTCGGTCAGGAAGGCTGCATCTGTGAGGCAG CAGCAATGGTGGCGCCGACCTCCACAAGACAGCCTCTGCAGATTGCTTTGACGCCGAACAACG TTCTTATACTAGGTACCTTTGCAGGGCATCTGAGATCTGCTGCAGTTAGAATGGCATATTTTGCTAAGAAGCAAACTATGACTGCCACGCCTTTATCATCTAGTTTGGAGGAGGCAAAAAGAAATGAGCCTGTTGTCAAAATGTGTGGTATCACATCTGCCAGGGATGCTGAAATGGCTGCAGAGGCTGGTGCTAAACTTATTGGGATGATTCTTTGGCCCAACTCCAAACGCTCAGTCCCATTATCCGAGGCCAAGGAGATATCCAGAGTAGCCAAATCTTATGGGGCTGAACCAGTTGGTGTGTttgtcgatgatgatgaagggACCATCTTGAGAGCATCCAGTTCATGTGACCTTGAACTTATCCAG CTTCATGGAGATAGCTCCCGAGAACTACTTCCCGTGCTTTGGAAGAATAACCGAATTATATATGTGCTAAATGCTGATGAGGATGGTAAACTAATCAATGCTCCTCCAAGTGAAGAGTATGTTGTCGACTGGTTTTTAGTGGACAGTGCAAGGGGTGGCAG TGGCAAAGGGTTCAACTGGGAGAAATTCAGAATGCCATCTGCTGAAAGCAAGAACGGCTGGCTATTAGCAGGAGGCCTTCACGCAGATAATGTTTGCCAAGCTGCTTCTGCTCTAAATCCAAATGGCCTGGATGTTAGCAGTGGCATATGTTATCCTGACGGTTTACGGAAAGACCCTAATAGAATACATTCCTTCATGAGCAGTGTAAAAAGGTTGAGTGTCCGATAA
- the LOC101778791 gene encoding N-(5'-phosphoribosyl)anthranilate isomerase 1, chloroplastic isoform X2 → MVGEGLKGNAQAACSVSAQSRSLPVRQCQPTTDLDLLGSSLHLICVCFFRCSRHRSSKLPPPLLFGQEGCICEAAMVAPTSTRQPLQIALTPNNVLILGTFAGHLRSAAVRMAYFAKKQTMTATPLSSSLEEAKRNEPVVKMCGITSARDAEMAAEAGAKLIGMILWPNSKRSVPLSEAKEISRVAKSYGAEPVGVFVDDDEGTILRASSSCDLELIQLHGDSSRELLPVLWKNNRIIYVLNADEDGKLINAPPSEEYVVDWFLVDSARGGSGKGFNWEKFRMPSAESKNGWLLAGGLHADNVCQAASALNPNGLDVSSGICYPDGLRKDPNRIHSFMSSVKRLSVR, encoded by the exons ATGGTAGGTGAAGGACTGAAGGGGAACGCACAGGCAGCCTGCTCTGTATCTGCGCAGAGCCGGTCCCTGCCAGTGCGGCAGTGCCAACCGACTACCGACCTCGATCTTCTTGGATCCTCGCTCCATCTCATCTGCGTCTGTTTCTTCCGTTGCTCCCGACATCGATCAAGCAAGCTTCCTCCTCCGTTGCTGTTCGGTCAGGAAGGCTGCATCTGTGAGGCAG CAATGGTGGCGCCGACCTCCACAAGACAGCCTCTGCAGATTGCTTTGACGCCGAACAACG TTCTTATACTAGGTACCTTTGCAGGGCATCTGAGATCTGCTGCAGTTAGAATGGCATATTTTGCTAAGAAGCAAACTATGACTGCCACGCCTTTATCATCTAGTTTGGAGGAGGCAAAAAGAAATGAGCCTGTTGTCAAAATGTGTGGTATCACATCTGCCAGGGATGCTGAAATGGCTGCAGAGGCTGGTGCTAAACTTATTGGGATGATTCTTTGGCCCAACTCCAAACGCTCAGTCCCATTATCCGAGGCCAAGGAGATATCCAGAGTAGCCAAATCTTATGGGGCTGAACCAGTTGGTGTGTttgtcgatgatgatgaagggACCATCTTGAGAGCATCCAGTTCATGTGACCTTGAACTTATCCAG CTTCATGGAGATAGCTCCCGAGAACTACTTCCCGTGCTTTGGAAGAATAACCGAATTATATATGTGCTAAATGCTGATGAGGATGGTAAACTAATCAATGCTCCTCCAAGTGAAGAGTATGTTGTCGACTGGTTTTTAGTGGACAGTGCAAGGGGTGGCAG TGGCAAAGGGTTCAACTGGGAGAAATTCAGAATGCCATCTGCTGAAAGCAAGAACGGCTGGCTATTAGCAGGAGGCCTTCACGCAGATAATGTTTGCCAAGCTGCTTCTGCTCTAAATCCAAATGGCCTGGATGTTAGCAGTGGCATATGTTATCCTGACGGTTTACGGAAAGACCCTAATAGAATACATTCCTTCATGAGCAGTGTAAAAAGGTTGAGTGTCCGATAA
- the LOC101779995 gene encoding reticulon-like protein B2: protein MADPAEETVAAPPPTPAAPAESASDPPSADAASPEKVSPPAPAPAPETRSRGFRLLGEDTSVHKALGGGKTADVLLWKDKKTSAVVIGGATVIWVLFEVLGYHLLTLISHVLIGVLAILFLLSKATTFIKKSPPNIPLVEIPEDLVVNVSQALRNDINRALHLFREIAMGHDLKKFLGVIVGLWILSSVGSCCDFLTLIYIAVLMLHTVPILYDKYQDKVDHFAGRAHTEARKQYEVLDAKVLSKIPRGPAKPKKQN, encoded by the exons ATGGCCGATCCAGCTGAGGAGaccgtcgccgcgccgccgccgaccccggcgGCCCCTGCCGAGAGCGCCTCAGACCCGCCGTCTGCGGACGCTGCCTCGCCGGAGAAGGTGTCTCCCccagccccggcgccggcgccggagacaAGGTCCCGGGGGTTTAGGCTACTTGGAGAGGACACCTCCGTGCACAAGGCTCTTGGGGGCGGTAAAA CTGCTGATGTACTTTTATGGAAAGACAAGAAGACCTCCGCCGTAGTGATAGGCGGTGCCACTGTCATCTGGGTTCTATTCGAAGTGCTTGGTTACCATCTCCTGACTCTGATATCCCATGTGCTGATTGGTGTCCTGGCCATCCTGTTCCTATTGTCCAAAGCCACGACCTTCATCAAGAA GAGCCCGCCGAATATTCCTCTGGTGGAGATACCTGAAGATCTTGTTGTGAATGTTTCACAGGCGCTACGTAACGACATCAACAGAGCGCTTCACTTGTTTCGGGAGATCGCAATGGGGCATGATCTGAAGAAGTTTCTGGGT GTGATTGTGGGGCTTTGGATTCTCTCTTCAGTTGGCAGCTGCTGTGACTTCCTCACCTTGATATACATTG CTGTCTTGATGCTCCACACGGTGCCGATCCTGTACGACAAGTACCAAGACAAGGTGGACCACTTCGCTGGTAGGGCTCACACGGAGGCCCGCAAGCAGTACGAGGTGCTGGACGCCAAGGTCCTCAGCAAGATCCCCAGGGGCCCGGCGAAACCGAAGAAGCAGAACTAG